From a single Leopardus geoffroyi isolate Oge1 chromosome E1, O.geoffroyi_Oge1_pat1.0, whole genome shotgun sequence genomic region:
- the TMEM11 gene encoding transmembrane protein 11, mitochondrial isoform X2: MLRVSLSATDCYIVHEIYNGENAQDQFEYELEQALEAQYKYIVIEPTRIGDETARWITVGNCLHKTTVLAGTACLFTPLALPLDYSHYISLPAGVLSLACCTLYGISWQFDPCCKYQVEYDAYKLSRLPLHTLTSSTPVVLVRKDDLHRKRLHNTIALAALVYCVKKIYELYAV, encoded by the coding sequence gGTGAGCTTGTCGGCCACAGACTGTTACATCGTGCACGAGATCTACAATGGGGAGAACGCCCAAGACCAGTTTGAGTACGAGCTGGAGCAGGCCCTGGAAGCCCAGTACAAGTACATCGTGATCGAGCCCACGCGCATTGGCGACGAGACTGCCCGCTGGATCACCGTGGGCAACTGCCTGCACAAGACCACAGTGCTGGCGGGCACCGCCTGCCTCTTCACCCCGTTGGCGCTGCCCTTAGATTACTCCCACTACATCTCCCTGCCCGCAGGCGTGCTCAGCCTGGCCTGCTGCACCCTCTACGGCATCTCCTGGCAGTTTGACCCTTGCTGCAAGTACCAAGTGGAGTACGACGCCTATAAACTGTCCCGCCTGCCCCTGCACACACTCACTTCGTCCACCCCGGTGGTGCTGGTCCGGAAGGACGACCTGCACAGAAAGAGACTGCACAACACGATAGCACTCGCCGCCCTGGTGTACTGTGTAAAGAAGATTTACGAACTCTATGCCGTATGA